AAACCCTCTAACCCGGTTAGCAACTATCAAAGAACCATAAGACCAACCGGTATGGTTAACATGAAACATTTGTGGTGATGAAGTGATAATCGACTAATATAGTGAACATCATCCTAGTGTAATATAGTTTTAGAAGAATATTGAAGAGATTTGTGTTTCCGTTCCTAAAAAATAATACATAGTTAACTTCCTAAATATTTCTTATTATGGTTTAGAACAACTCTCCGAACCAAAATTAAGTGCCAAACCAGAAACAATTTACAATTCATATTGATTTGGTTTCAAACTGAAAAACCATCACTACAAATATGATTTTCTATTTTTAACATAGACAAATAAAATCACAACTATTTACATCAATAAAATCACCTTTTCGGCTCTCTTTTTTTTATCATCTATTATAATTCAAACTCAactaaaaaataattaaacacacacacacacactagatttTCCCATCCAAAAAATCAACACAAATTCAAATCATCTAAAATCAAATCTTTACCCATCCTCAAATATAAAACTATCATTCATACAAATTCTACATTTTCTTACACATCAATACTTCCCAAAAAAAAACTaatctaaattaaaaaaatattaacctAGAGTATAATCTCTACTTGTGACTTAACCACCGTCCGATCCCTCCACCTACTTACACCGCCATCAACCGCCTTCTCAACCACTTCCATTCGCTCCACCACCAACGATTCCTCCACCTCAGCCATTTGACTAAACTCTTTTTCCATTATCACTTCCACCTCTTTCAATAACTCCATCTTATACTGCAACTTTTTCAACTATTCAATCCGAAAATCTATAACTATTAGTCAATTATCTTAAACATGatgaattataaataaataaaaatggggCCCACCTGTGTATTAATTACGGTTGACACCAACCGTTCAACTTCTCTCTCTTCTTGGATTGCTAATAATTTGGCGTGCGCGGCTGCGGCACCAAGCGCGGTTGCACTTGTGGCTCTCATCCGTAACGGTAAAGGTATGACACCTTTTTCTGTATACAGTGTAAAGTTaggtgttgtttcttttttacttaatctgGAAAGCTATATACAAAATATATACAGATGTTTTTTACTTGATACAAAAAGAAATGCTAAATATAGAAAGTCATTTTTTTCAATAAAGTTaggtgttgtttcttttttatttagagaaaaactgcaataaagtcctTACATCGATTTAgtctttatatattttatttattcaattaagtcccaaaaccgataatcgtattcaatttaaccattttacccggtcaacaggtcatccaactttcaaaaattacatttttggcccagatttcaaattttattacaaatctggtaaaaaatttacactttttgcCATTATACACTAAATGACTGATTAGAAAATTTACAAATCTAGTCCAACAGAAATTACATTTTTagcccagatttcaaaatttatcttTTTATCTCTCTTTTTTAAACATGTTACATATCAATCATTTTCTTATGAGACATGCTTTAGTGTATAAAGTTCTAAAATCTGATaggttatatatatgatttagtAGAAAAAGTCATGAAAAGAGGGATTTTAAGGTTAAGTTCTAACTGTTTACAAATTTGCAgttgtttcatttttattttatgtacCTGATTCCATCTCTGAATCATTGCCTTGAGAAATCCTGAAAAAACAAAGGATATAAAATATTGATTTGTTACAATTTACAGACTAAATGACTGATTATAACAGGTTTAAAAAAGAGTGATAAAAAGATAATAAATAACCTTTCAGGCTCATTGTCATTTTCTTCATTATCAAATATTTCTTTTGGAATTTCATTTTCTTCACAAAGAGCTGTAACTGCAGCCTCAGCAGCAGAAGCTGCAACATGTGGACCAACCACAGCAGATATGCGAGCAACCTAACAGATCCCATTTTCATGAATATTTCATAACTTCATATCATATTCTTAagcaaaaaaataaacaaataataaaagtagTTTAATAGGTTATAGAGTAGCAACATACTACATACCTGTTGCATAAGTGAATGACTGACATTGGGGACTACTTTAGAACAATCGTTTTTCACAACAAAATTGTCCTCTAAATCTCCATCTTGCTGCTTCTGAATCTTGAAATCAGAAACTTGACTTTCTTTTTCTTTAAGTTCTTCATGGGCAACTAACAATGGTGCCACTTGTTCATCTTTATTGTCAATCTGTGAAGAATCTGAAATGGGTTCAATGCATATTCTCTTTGGAGGGGGAGCTTCACTATCAGCATCACCATTTTGTTCTATTTTGCTTTCGGGTTCAATATCTTTAGTTTCTTGAGGTGGTGGAACTGGAGGGCATACTTGTCCTTTTTTCTGGTTGTTTGGATTGATATTGGTGTCCTGGTGTCTGAATCTATCATATGTGGGTCCCAACATAAGTTGGCCGAAAGGTAATTGTATAAGTTTTGAAATACACTCGAGTTTACTCTTGGTTTGAACATTTTGAGCTACAAGATCCCAGTCATCTCCATGCTTTAATACGGATTCTAGAAGAAGTAATGTTTCTGCTTCTGTCCATGGAGTGGCATTGTTCTTATTGTCAGGAGTGGAGTCGATTAACTTGTAATCATCAAGGGATTTGTTCTTCCCATAAGCTCCGTTTTCAAAGCACTTGATGCAAATGATGGAAGTTTTGTCCTGTATATGAAATCAGATATGTAAACTGAAAAGATAATCTGATAACTATGGTTTCTGAATCAAAGATGGAATAATCTTATCAATTCATGTATACAcacagagaaaaaaaaaacaaatcaagTAATCAAACCTTTGTATACTCGTAATGACCAGACTCGCACAGCTCCTTGCAATTTCCACAGACCAAATCGATCAATTCCTGGTAAACATCGGAATGAGAAGAAAGGGGTGGCATTTTGAAATCGCTCTCAGCCAGATGAGAGCCATTGATATAGCTAACAGTAGTCGGCAATGAAACAGGCTTCAACGAATTTGGAATTGCAACAACCCTAACACCATGAGGAGGCCCTTCCTCCACCTTAACTTTCCATCTCCCTTCCTCGTCCTCCGTAACCAAATCATTATCTTCACCACCGCTCGCCGATGACGGAGATGGCGCACTGAAATTAATTAACCCCCACTTTTCGAGAAACCGGAACACCTTCAGGAGATAATTGACGTCACCGACTAGCGATTTTCGGACTTCGGAGAATGTTAGCCTTCTAGAAGGATCTTCCCTATACTTTGAAATAATGAAATCTCGATACTCCTTATACACCCTAGGGTTTCTAGTAAACGAAGCCCCGTCGAAAAACTCCTTGAGCGAAGTTTTCTCGGTTTCGTGAATGTTATCCCAAGAAAACCAGGCTGAAACAGAAAGAGAAAAACGAATtgaactagggttagggtttgtttcCATGAAAGGGAAAAGAAGAACGGAGAGAGGACTTACCGGAGCTACCGGGGATGGTGTAGAGTTCGAATTCGAAGCGATGATCGTCGGCGGGAAGGAATGGTTTTAAAAATTGGTGGTGTGACTGTGAGCTCTCCATCTGGGGGATGGATTTTGCAGCGAGTGAGTCTCTCGTATAAAAAAACTGAGTCAGCCGAGTCGTTCCATGTAAATTGTAAAGTAAACTCCTTTCGCTCTCTTGTGTTGTGTCTATATGCAACGGAGTTTTGAAACGTTGGGTTACAATGGACCCTTTTTTAAGTGATTggattaatttatattttttgatttatataaAAGACCTTAAGATCGTAGAATTTGTTATTCGGTACTTGTTCGGCCAACAAACTGAATAGCGGGTACTTGGAAGAACTTGAAAGTATTCGGATTTagtaattcatatatatatatatatatatatatatatatatatatatatatacacacagcaACATTAGATACATGTAAATACATAAAAATTGAATAatacataatggtctcacttcgtgtGTTAGTGATAACTAAAATATTTACTGTCGATTAACTTTTGAAAATCTCTAGATCAATATGACTGTCATTGACTTCTACACATATGAGTTTTTCTTTCAAGTAACATTCCTTAAagagctaaaacaaatattcaaaagtttgcATGGATTCCCGACAAGAAAACATTTCATAGAACTAGTCTCAATTTATCTTTTGTTTTAACGAAAACATCACAGCTCCAATTCTAAATCCGTTATAGTAAGAAATtattattactccacatttcacaaggtgttataaaccttcttagttTGAAATAAATTTCAAGATATGATTTGTAGTAACTATAGCATGACTCTAAAACTCGACTAGAAACAATGTATGACTCCTCTCTTGATTGAACTATTCCAACAATATTTGATTCCTTTTCTTAGTCATAAAATTGTACTAAGATGTTCTTCGAGGATAAATTGTGATATTGTTCctcaatcattaagatgatcacataAAATGATACTTAAAGTACTCTTATTTCCTTGCAGATTGGATAAGCTTTGATCTTTATGCCTAATAaattcttcttattcgtcctACTACTTTTTGAATCTTTTCTAAGTATCAAAATTATGTTCAAtattataaacacaaccatatttattgaaacatcagaaaattatgacgaatagagttatcgtcctttgtggtggatatAAATAATCCATATCAAcgtgtactagatccattagtctttcacctgactcacataaacatgtaaTCAATGAATTAGTTATAGTTCTCAAATGAACAATATTCACATATACTATACAATACGACTTGTAGATTACCAACTATATGTCCAGTTGGTGATGAGATGTAACGACccatttttcacgtccaaaaaatttcatttttcaataaatatttagtaaaatcatttgcaaataaacattgtctgatcaaaccaTTTCGAGAACATATActatgtctgaaaaccaaaaaatGTAATCAATCAAAatgtcagagtataaatcccagaacaatcccataaatgcggaaaacaatgtgtgtgtatgatgtgccgctaccgcgccagctccctCCCCTTCgacaaagaggtacctgaaaccaaaactgtaaactataagcacgaagcttagcgagttcccccatcataccacataccatacaatcacataacatacatactgccaggctattatggggtgcctgactacccggtacgaccattctggggtgccgactacccgtgcaaCCATTATGCGGTGTCGTCccacccgtgtcaagccattatggggtgctgactacccatcggtcctaacaaccaatccttggggactatttcacccctactgctactatcacatatatcataacataacacatTATCAGACATgtatggggtgtctgaactacccttcggtcctaacaaccgaactctacgactatcacatataacatatcatgctagcacataacatatcaggtgatagcaaacctagatgaatatcacaaagacaatcatctaacacacaactcctactggtgggtcggcattgtggtcgtagacccactgctactggaaggcaactcacctcaaagtagctgctgatttgagcgggaactgactgtctactgctgttgCTGCTGTTCCGGAAGTCCTCCAGCTATAATTCCCAGAAAACGTTCAGTTAAACATTGCTAGttgtacttagggtaaaatgaccattttacccttgaccaggtcaaagtccaagtcaaagtcaacttccagttgacccgactcgccgagttgacttgccaactcgtcgagtccctgcccattcgattgtccttaatcccgtctctactcgtcgagtcaggcattgactcgtcgagttctccttttaAACTGATGAccaaaagtccttcatcctactcgccgagttgcatgaacaactcgtcgagttcatcttcatccgatgaacactttaagctgcgactcgccgagttgcatgaaccactcgccgagtctgttcttgaggtaagaagattgccttggactcgccgagtcaaggcattgactcgccaagtccctccatggatgagtctggcttccgactcactgagtccacccatgACTCACAACTCCACTCAGCAAACacgaaaaaggggaaaactcggggactcgcgactcgactctcCAAGTCCGacgaacgactcgccgagtcgttcacatgcaattactatatactcgattctgcttgaatccagctcataccatacataaatctgggctcttagggtaggttttacacgtaaactttccaactttacgtgtatacatGCACAGGATGGGGATTTAAGgcttaataaaggctaaaatggatatgagcttctggagctcaaacaagcctagatctagaggttaaTCAACTCATTACAATCCCTAATCCATAATTAAGCTTGGAAAATGGTTCAATAAGGACTTTAATAGTGTTCTAAGGGACTTTAAGCATAAAAACagaaggaaactgagttatacctcaatgaATCtatgaaataacaccaagatatCTGGCCTCCTTATTCTCCTCTTGGTCTACTCTCcttcttctctcaaaatcttcaagaaatcacaccaaaacacttcaatctcacaagaaaagGGGGTTAGGTCGATAcaaggagctctgagggtgaaggagtcgggcttggggcgcataaggttgatttaaatagggtgtaaacccttgaaattagggtttcatccagacaggggggactcgccgagtcgccaacttaaacgtgcttaaTATCCcaactctactcggcgagtcgggcctacaactcgccgagtccaaggctaaaaatgtaaaatacttagataggtcatacgtaccaggaaccaggtgctacatgagAATTCTTTTCACTTGGTCAGGTATGACAATGTCACAAGCGATATCATAAtaatcaaatccacaattaatattgctaatattagaaatgtaaccaatactttcataaatgtcattgcaagtaAATATATAATGAGGCAACCAGAGAAACCAAATtttcacttttattgaaaataatCTAGAAGTTGGAACTTTTCCTTACAACACATAAAATAGAAACTATGTTTCTATACATCTTCTAAgagcaataacaatctattaaattatcctaactcctAATTAGtagctcaaaattttgatcatcgaaccatgtgaccaaagtctatttcccatgatcagatTTAGCTCATTCTGCTTAAGCTTCTTTTtttctcttagatcctgcaaTAACAttaaatgtgatcatcacatgaTGCATTAAAAGTCTAATGGAGCTAGATAATGGGTGTACGTGAAGTAGAGTCACACAACTTGACTTCACTATATATGAGATCTTTCAGGTACTTTGGGCTACTTTGCAAcaaatgtcccttcaattggaaatagaaacatactGTCTCTTTGGGGTTAAgacatggaactatctcagaactagctttttctctttaccatacgatAAAACTGTTTGACTTTGGGTGacccttttccattgggaagagaaatatttTTGTACCACcattgtcatcattgtcaatgccCATGAAATCATACACCCTTTGAGCACATTTGCTTCAAATGTGCTATTGAGCATTTATCTTTCAACAACAATCAACATTTAGGTCAGATCAATCAGGGTCATATCGATGTTCATCATATGAAAGTTCTCAATGAACTGTTCATATAAACTTGGTAGCAAAAGAATAACCAAATCAATGAATCACTCCCGTAGGAAAACGACACCCATTCTATCCATCTTGTCAATATAAGActtcattttcagaacatgcacacacacataatttccatcttgatgtccacgtgccaatagggcttgagtagtttTGTATCTTTCAACTTGAAGAAAACGCGACGTTGGGAGAGTCACTGAAGGAAAAGGAGGAAGAGTTGAAAAATCACGATGTCCAGTTCCACCATTTCCCgaaaaaagagaaaatattttcACCTTGATTAGAATGTGGAAGATCATATTCATAATGAAAAGGAAACCATTTCCAAAAGAACGAGGAAGACTATTTATATATTCATAAGACATCTAAAATTTAGGAGAAAAGAGAGtttaatttagttgatttttatccttaattattaacctatAAATTTTAATTAAAGTTTGGATCCACattttcgattcgaactttgaagagggatgtcgtaatcaaattcgaatctattttagatAGGTGAGACTTTTACCAATTCCAATCTTATGGAACTCCTTAATCTATTGAGATTCACTGATTCTTataaatgacatgtttaatctcaaattatgctcacttttgtgactgggatgtcaaaGATCACAAACGAGGTGTACATAACCATGCAAACCTGTTTGACAACCTCGGTGTAATTTACCATATCACattgatgtgccagttaaccacacacgctccatcaacaatgataattttcaagacgtcatcatatctctttatagtcccaattagtgtgtcggttaaccacacacgcaccactaactacatataaagtatgatgtgtgttttcatggattagcatacttttcacatttttcctaaagtaactaagagtgagattttAAAAATGGTCtagttactttatatcattatacttaataTTGAGATTATGTCATATCAAAtacattcggctaacgaccatccacctaACAAGAGAGTGATGTGTAAGAATGGATACCTAATGACGGTCATTATATAAGCCGCGTCCTTAAACTATTCTTATAgtatgacttcgtgaatgagacgtactagcgatttgactaacTTTGTCTTATACATGtagtatattaaacttttaattatatatattgtataaggtgtgttttaaataattttagaacacTAGGGATCAgacattaattattaaaattaattaatatatgaattaatcatttacacatttaaaaattaattatattaatcaattaaataattaataaagtcAAAGATTTATCTCCTAATTTGtaggcttttatttaattatcaaataaatagGCAAAATCGGAtttggaaaaatataaaacaaataatCACCAAATAACAAACATCCAAAACAAATTAGGTAGATAAAAGTCGAAAAATTCGAATTTATcagatctcacgtcgtgagaatcaaCTCTTACGTCGTGAGTtacaaaaattgaaaattttttgttTGTTCAATTCACTAATATGCAATTAGATAAAAGACAGTCATATGttgtgataccactgatggataaCGTATGTTACAATCAACAATGTTCTAAGCGGAAAAACAATTAGCAATTAATCATATTAGGACACATGAAACCTGTGGGATCTATGTATTTCACATAAAGGCAATATACTATGAATTATCAAACTACGATACCCTAATAAAATAAGAATTCATAAAGGAAGATTACATACATTGATTTATAATAGTAAACAAATCATATCCAGTTGTTCTTATAGTCACTTGGAAGCTATCACCATAAATTTTGTGCCTATGATGGTTCACACCAACCTTAGTAATTATGAGACTTTAAGAGAGGGAAGAGGGGATATGAAATTTCGGCTATGCCTTGTTAATAAAGAGCAAGGTTGTCAATATCAGGATCCTACCTAGgatcgtttttgggtttgcaagatcgggatcgagatcctaaaatcacacaaaataaaatataatttttatttataatatttaatcatgaaaaatatttcaaacatttaattttttgttaaaaagttataaaaacttcaaaatattagtcataagtcacaataaaaaaatgataaattataaattggtaaagggtaaaagacataaaatggtaaaaaaaattcatttgccaaaaaaaaaaaaaaaaaaaaaaaaaaactcaagtgAAGGTAGGATCGGATTGGATCTCGATCCTATGATCCTACCCCAAATACGATCATTTTACGATCCGGATCGTTTTTCATACCTAtgatcgtaggatcgtacgatcctacgacCAGGATCGTGATTTTGACAACCATGATAAAAAAAATGGTCGAAATTTAGATCccaaggggtctatatatagtgtaACTTGGAAGCCATAGATAACCCTAATctgaataaaatattatttattcaaCTTACTAATTATCCAACTTCCTATTTATCTATAACGGATAATCTACAAACCCAAGATTAGTCTCCAAGAAACCGTTCACCCTTAAGGGAAGAAGATTCTGGAACCTCTTgttcaactgttgaacaattacactttaacccttgcacttttaattaatccaattaaccccaaaaataattctaattaacttctgattaattcttaattaaatattattagtcttagttaatatatatatatatatatatatatatatatatatatatatatgatttttataatatattaataatttcatttattgctatttattaatcatataataaaatatattaataaattcatttattgttatttattaatcatataataaatcaataaatcggtctttctctctgtctctctaaaattcatattattcaattactaggtttgagggcaacccaaaaggactttgctaataatttaagataatactaatttatttattgacttagacacctaatccaatagttttAGCCATCAGGATTTTGCGTcgttacttgtatggggttcgttgtatcaTTTACATgtaccacaagagtttgaggtatttgatggatcggcCAAATCTGAACCTGAGGCAACACAGGTGGCTCGATACGGtaaatgattatgattgtgagatcctttttcacccgaggaaggccaacgtggtggttgATGCCCTTATCCGTAAGGTGGCGAGTATTCTCAT
The genomic region above belongs to Lactuca sativa cultivar Salinas chromosome 4, Lsat_Salinas_v11, whole genome shotgun sequence and contains:
- the LOC111895352 gene encoding SWI/SNF complex subunit SWI3A produces the protein MESSQSHHQFLKPFLPADDHRFEFELYTIPGSSAWFSWDNIHETEKTSLKEFFDGASFTRNPRVYKEYRDFIISKYREDPSRRLTFSEVRKSLVGDVNYLLKVFRFLEKWGLINFSAPSPSSASGGEDNDLVTEDEEGRWKVKVEEGPPHGVRVVAIPNSLKPVSLPTTVSYINGSHLAESDFKMPPLSSHSDVYQELIDLVCGNCKELCESGHYEYTKDKTSIICIKCFENGAYGKNKSLDDYKLIDSTPDNKNNATPWTEAETLLLLESVLKHGDDWDLVAQNVQTKSKLECISKLIQLPFGQLMLGPTYDRFRHQDTNINPNNQKKGQVCPPVPPPQETKDIEPESKIEQNGDADSEAPPPKRICIEPISDSSQIDNKDEQVAPLLVAHEELKEKESQVSDFKIQKQQDGDLEDNFVVKNDCSKVVPNVSHSLMQQVARISAVVGPHVAASAAEAAVTALCEENEIPKEIFDNEENDNEPERISQGNDSEMESEKGVIPLPLRMRATSATALGAAAAHAKLLAIQEEREVERLVSTVINTQLKKLQYKMELLKEVEVIMEKEFSQMAEVEESLVVERMEVVEKAVDGGVSRWRDRTVVKSQVEIIL